In one window of Clavelina lepadiformis chromosome 4, kaClaLepa1.1, whole genome shotgun sequence DNA:
- the LOC143451838 gene encoding NACHT, LRR and PYD domains-containing protein 12-like → MGRKNRKRRGKQSSSQTQKTPKRKTKEMLETTSDVCADQAGPSNVSTTSQNVATDQSTNKKSIHLEGANLSNFQGTLNIGGDISGQIADPSRMKEQEAIEKVRQEQKKHREADLRPQAGIKVSENIPVVYPNLAEVRFYQGGAVPKQETYVPSTDDLKDISHERSIDFDNLVRSDKRYTGVIGNPGAGKSTLSKRLAKTEEYTTFHVKFSDLPGKRELTLREMLIDNNYINLDDETCKHSFEWVKINQSQCLIIFDGLDQANWAFEEEVAKLSYYAKQSVQNIIANIFNKHYLPDVKIIITSRPHSMLNLSHTLQPNRTIFIRDLSYDDMKTLFYTYTGTRADELWFQLSQNAPVVFSLCYNPLLLQLVIAASLNPSKDVGEITTTTRVFATVLEGLRRSDNTKPRDIAGLILQISRLAYNATKKSTVVITPTEMQQEGLSSDEVQDIIVALHAYVGLSQRVFDGDQKYFFSHQMFQECFTARYIISQMSLYEFLSFVTNEAFDDEKWSVVRRFISGLLIDMLRDCHVGDQVSTTDIQTTSTFLMESQLPSDIAEKRRIWIEALKSQLVRFKKMQFDDWSHDDRRRYISLLCELNESSDMELINMASLRLPTELILCFSPGDVERLISAISEMPGKVKRLNISHNIITDIPGPEFFAKIEGNLNMSRCFEDGRFANSSERQKIQLALDQLHGSELRRGRDSKHELLRYRAIAQPDAPSTDLLIH, encoded by the exons ATGGGAAGAAAGAACAGGAAACGACGTGGAAAGCAGAGCTCTAGTCAGACCCAAAAAACCCCAAAG CGGAAGACTAAAGAAATGCTGGAGACCACAAGTGATGTTTGCGCTGACCAAGCAGGTCCTTCAAATGTATCAACGACGTCGCAAAACGTTGCCACAG ATCAGTCAACCAATAAGAAGAGCATCCACTTGGAAGGTGCCAAtctttcaaattttcagggaACACTTAATATTGGTGGCGACATTTCTGGACAAATAGCAG ATCCTTCGAGGATGAAAGAACAAGAAGCCATTGAAAAAGTCAGGCAAGAGCAAAAGAAACATAGAGAAGCTGACCTTCGGCCCCAAGCTGGCATCAAAGTATCAGAAAACATTCCTGTGGTGTATCCCAACCTTGCCGAAGTGAGGTTTTATCAAGGAGGAGCAGTTCCTAAGCAAGAAACATATGTCCCATCTACTGATGACTTAAAGGATATATCACATGAAAGAAGTATTGACTTCGATAACCTGGTGAGGTCAGACAAACGCTACACCGGTGTGATCGGGAACCCCGGTGCAGGGAAATCGACCCTGTCCAAGCGTCTTGCGAAAACTGAAGAGTACACCACATTTCACGTCAAGTTTTCAGATTTACCTGGTAAAAGAGAACTCACTTTGCGTGAGATGCTAATTGACAATAATTATATTAACTTAGATGATGAAACCTGTAAACATTCATTTGAGTGGGTTAAAATCAATCAAAGCCAGTGTCTAATTATATTCGACGGGCTTGACCAGGCCAATTGGGCATTTGAGGAGGAAGTTGCTAAACTATCTTATTACGCTAAGCAATCTGTGCAAAATAtcattgcaaacatttttaataaacattatctTCCTGATGTTAAAATCATAATTACTTCACGACCTCATAGCATGCTTAATCTTTCTCACACCTTGCAACCAAACCGTACCATTTTTATTCGTGATTTGTCTTATGATGACATGAAAACACTATTTTACACTTACACTGGTACACGTGCTGACGAGTTGTGGTTTCAACTTTCTCAAAACGCTCCTGTTGTGTTTTCATTGTGTTACAATCCGTTGTTGCTCCAGTTAGTCATCGCAGCTTCTCTAAATCCTTCAAAAGATGTTGGAGAAATCACAACAACCACTCGTGTCTTTGCTACCGTTTTGGAGGGACTGAGACGTAGTGATAACACAAAGCCTCGTGATATTGCTGGTCTCATACTGCAG ATTAGCAGGTTGGCTTACAATGCAACTAAAAAGTCAACGGTTGTCATTACACCAACCGAAATGCAACAAGAAGGTCTTTCATCCGATGAAGTCCAGGATATCATAGTGGCACTTCATGCTTATGTTGGATTGTCACAACGTGTGTTTGATGGCGACCAGAAATACTTCTTCTCACATCAAATGTTCCAGGAGTGTTTCACGGCTAGATACATCATTAGTCAAATGTCCCTGTATGAATTTCTTAGCTTTGTTACAAACGAGGCTTTTGATGATGAGAAGTGGTCAGTCGTTCGACGATTCATTTCTGGCTTGTTGATAGATATGCTCCGAG ACTGCCATGTTGGAGATCAGGTGTCAACAACAGACATCCAAACAACAAGCACATTTCTTATGGAAAGTCAATTGCCTTCAG ATATTGCTGAGAAGAGGAGGATTTGGATAGAAGCACTAAAGTCACAGCTGGTACGAtttaagaaaatgcagttCGATGATTGGTCAC atgACGACAGACGCAGATATATTTCGCTTTTATGCGAATTAAACGAATCCAGCGACATGGAACTCATTAATATGGCGTCACTGCGCTTGCCAACAGAGCTGATTCT CTGCTTCTCCCCTGGTGATGTGGAAAGATTAATTTCGGCGATCTCTGAGATGCCTGGAAAG GTAAAAAGGTTGAACATCAGTCACAACATAATCACAGACATTCCAGGACCAgaattttttgctaaaattgaAGGAAATCTGAACATGTCTCGTTGCTTCGAAGATGGAAGATTCGCAAATTCGAGCGAGagacaaaaaattcaactcgCCCTTGACCAGCTTCATGGCTCG gAACTGCGTCGTGGCCGGGATTCGAAACACGAACTTCTGCGATACCGAGCAATTGCTCAACCCGATGCACCATCTACAGATTTACTAATTCATTGA
- the LOC143453276 gene encoding 5-oxoprolinase-like isoform X1: MTTDGVLHASDKMDDGSMINPRVGIDSQESSATFDFEGISPMVINNLNAPKAITKSAIIFSLRCMVGYDVPLNQGCLAPIHLQIPK, translated from the coding sequence ATGACAACGGACGGCGTACTCCACGCGTCGGACAAGATGGACGACGGATCAATGATCAACCCCCGCGTGGGGATCGACTCGCAGGAGAGCAGCGCGACATTCGATTTCGAAGGGATATCCCCCATGGTGATAAACAACTTGAACGCGCCGAAAGCGATCACCAAGTCTGCCATCATCTTCTCCCTCAGGTGCATGGTGGGCTACGACGTCCCGCTTAACCAGGGCTGCCTCGCCCCTATCCACCTCCAAATACCCAAGTGA
- the LOC143453276 gene encoding 5-oxoprolinase-like isoform X2 — protein sequence MNRQERLDFSCALFGPDGGLVSNAPHISGHLGAMQDAVQYQMRAIEINEGDCILSNHPSAGGVHLPDLPK from the exons atgaatCGACAGGAACGACTTGACTTCTCCTGCGCTCTTTTCGGACCTGATGGTGGTCTTGTTTCCAACGCTCCTCACATCTCAGGCCACCTAGGGGCCATGCAGGATGCGGTGCAGTACCAGATGAGAGCGATAGAGATCAATGAGGGAGATTGCATCCTCTCCAACCATCCTAGCGCTGGAGGAGTTCATCTTCCTGATCTCCCC AAGTAA